The following proteins are encoded in a genomic region of Triticum dicoccoides isolate Atlit2015 ecotype Zavitan chromosome 1B, WEW_v2.0, whole genome shotgun sequence:
- the LOC119302879 gene encoding uncharacterized protein LOC119302879 translates to MVAWLQIAARRLSGHLRLINTEENTSLDEAGETGAFELPCFEDAMSISLELGRLGLAVPSSGVFARLTNLFLNRVRLHGPSMLGDAVSWPRCPSLRRLIVHNADGVRNFAIHSDSLLQMELRNLRSDNALDLGNFTIRSDSLLRMTLSSLRGLEQLTVMAPALQFLSVSSCISYSLRNNQPAANISAPQLISLQWKDDYHPNYTQLKMENLERLSAHPFYVYGQESHKTFNSNCTRLLRRFEVIGVLKLMLLYLPGITNHEYLMEDIKKIPNTSLMVLEIVANGHSFGASSFHVLSMCIGVRRLLLKLVDAPSHLVTGCPSGCVCDQPPNWKIEELTLYCLREVEIHNLRGTEHETALMKRLFRWATVLEKMTVTFHCSVAESKAKEFCQMLQSFCRPEISMKGQRFA, encoded by the exons ATGGTGGCCTGGCTTCAAATCGCCGCGCGCCGCCTCTCCGGCCATCTACGTCTCATCAACACTGAGGAGAACACCTCGTTAGACGAGGCCGGAGAAACAGGCGCATTCGAGCTGCCCTGCTTCGAGGATGCCATGTCCATCAGCCTCGAACTAGGCCGTCTTGGCCTCGCTGTGCCGTCTTCGGGTGTATTCGCCCGGCTCACCAATCTCTTCCTGAATCGTGTCCGGCTACATGGTCCGTCAATGCTCGGTGACGCTGTCTCCTGGCCACGGTGCCCATCCCTGCGGAGACTCATCGTTCATAATGCTGACGGTGTGCGCAACTTCGCAATCCACTCCGATTCTCTCCTACAAATGGAGCTGAGGAATCTCCGGTCAGATAATGCCCTTGATCTGGGCAACTTCACCATTCGTTCAGACTCTCTACTGCGAATGACTCTGTCGAGTCTGCGTGGCTTGGAGCAGCTCACTGTGATGGCGCCGGCACTCCAATTTCTGAGTGTGAGCTCCTGCATTTCTTATAGTTTGAGAAATAATCAACCGGCTGCAAACATCTCGGCCCCTCAGCTGATATCCCTCCAGTGGAAGGATGATTATCATCCAAACTACACCCAGCTTAAAATGGAAAATCTAGAACGGCTGAGTGCCCACCCTTTTTACGTATATGGACAAGAGTCGCACAAGACGTTCAATAGTAATTGTACGAGGCTTCTACGGCGCTTTGAGGTCATCGGGGTTCTCAAATTAATGCTTCTCTATCTGCCG GGAATTACTAACCATGAGTACTTgatggaagacattaaaaagatcccAAACACTTCATTAATGGTCCTGGAAATAGTGGCAAATGGACATTCCTTTGGAGCCAGTTCATTCCATGTCCTCAGCATGTGTATTGGTGTCAGGAGGCTTCTTCTTAAACTTGTTGACGCACCTAGCCATCTGGTG ACTGGATGCCCATCAGGTTGTGTTTGTGATCAGCCACCAAACTGGAAAATCGAGGAACTCACGCTGTATTGCCTTCGAGAAGTAGAGATCCACAACTTGAGAGGAACTGAACATGAAACTGCTCTTATGAAACGGTTATTCCGTTGGGCAACAGTGCTAGAAAAGATGACAGTAACTTTTCATTGCTCAGTCGCTGAAAGCAAGGCCAAGGAGTTCTGCCAGATGCTTCAAAGCTTCTGTAGGCCAGAAATATCTATGAAGGGGCAACGCTTCGCCTAA